The Setaria italica strain Yugu1 chromosome IX, Setaria_italica_v2.0, whole genome shotgun sequence genome has a window encoding:
- the LOC101754606 gene encoding uncharacterized protein LOC101754606, producing the protein LVLSLLCVALFHGCVVHSVEYDHTASIECLPDPMKPLYNGGIIQNGAFNSGLMGWSTHRNIKAGVRSSPSGNKFAVVQGAGGTLSISGNVLPSHSVYQRVRMQRDTHYSLSAWLQVPAGSAHVKAVVKAPNGERVIAGAVVARSGCWSMLKGGMTTYSSGHGEIYFESDAPVDIWVDSVSLQPFSFDEWDAHARRSANTTRRSTIRLVARGADHKPMANATVIIELLRAGFPFGNTMTKEILNLPAYEKWFTSRFTVATFENEMKWYSTEWNQNQEDYRIPDAMLKLTNKYGIRVRGHNVFWDDQNSQIRWVRPMNTDQLKAAMQKRLKSVVSRYAGKVIHWDVVNENLHFNFFEGKFGPTASAQIYNQVGQIDHNAILFMNEFNTLEQPGDPNPVPSKYVAKMNQIRSYPGNGGLKLGVGLESHFSTPNIPYMRSALDTLAKMNLPMWLTEVDVVKGPNQVKFLEQVLREGYGHPNVNGMIMWAAWHANGCYVMCLTDNSFKNLPVGNVVDKLIAEWKTHRTAATTDKNGIVELNLPHGEYNFTVTHPSVKGTAIHTMTVDAASSASDHTITVKA; encoded by the exons CTGGTGCTTTCTCTGTTATGCGTTGCTTTGTTCCATG GATGCGTGGTCCACTCCGTGGAATATGATCATACAGCAAGCATTGAG TGCCTTCCCGACCCCATGAAGCCCCTGTACAACGGCGGCATCATCCAGAACGGCGCGTTCAACAGCGGCCTGATGGGCTGGTCGACGCACcggaacatcaaggccggcgtGCGCAGCTCGCCGTCCGGCAACAAATTCGCAGTGGTGCAAGGCGCCGGCGGCACGCTGTCCATCAGCGGCAATGTCCTACCGTCCCACAGCGTCTACCAGAGGGTCCGGATGCAGCGCGACACCCACTACTCACTATCCG CATGGCTGCAGGTTCCCGCTGGCTCGGCCCATGTGAAGGCGGTCGTCAAGGCCCCCAACGGCGAGCGCGTCATCGCCGGTGCCGTCGTTGCCCGGTCCGGCTGCTGGAGCATGCTCAAGGGAGGCATGACCACATACTCTTCCGGACACGGAGAGATCTACTTCGAG AGCGATGCGCCCGTGGACATCTGGGTGGACAGCGTCTCGCTGCAGCCATTCAGCTTCGACGAGTGGGACGcccacgcccgccgctccgccaacacgacgaggaggagcaccATCAGGTTGGTGGCCAGGGGTGCCGACCACAAGCCGATGGCGAACGCCACCGTGATCATCGAGCTCCTCCGCGCCGGGTTCCCGTTCGGCAACACGATGACCAAGGAGATCCTGAACCTGCCGGCGTACGAGAAGTGGTTCACGTCGCGCTTCACCGTGGCCACCTTCGAGAACGAGATGAAGTGGTACAGCACCGAGTGGAACCAGAACCAGGAGGACTACCGCATCCCGGACGCCATGCTCAAGCTCACCAACAAGTACGGCATCAGGGTGCGCGGGCACAACGTGTTCTGGGACGACCAGAACTCGCAGATCCGGTGGGTGAGGCCCATGAACACGGACCAGCTCAAGGCGGCCATGCAGAAGCGGCTAAAGTCCGTCGTGTCCCGCTACGCCGGCAAGGTGATCCACTGGGACGTGGTGAACGAGAACCTCCATTTCAACTTCTTCGAGGGCAAGTTCGGCCCCACTGCGTCGGCGCAGATCTACAACCAGGTCGGGCAGATCGACCACAACGCCATCCTCTTCATGAACGAGTTCAACACGCTGGAGCAGCCTGGGGACCCGAATCCGGTTCCCAGCAAGTACGTGGCCAAGATGAACCAGATCCGGAGCTACCCCGGCAATGGCGGGCTCAAGCTCGGCGTTGGCCTCGAGAGCCACTTCTCCACGCCCAACATCCCCTACATGAGGAGCGCTCTGGACACGCTTGCCAAGATGAATCTGCCGATGTGGCTCACCGAGGTGGACGTCGTCAAGGGCCCCAACCAGGTGAAGTTCCTGGAGCAGGTGCTCCGGGAAGGGTACGGCCACCCGAATGTGAACGGCATGATCATGTGGGCGGCGTGGCACGCCAACGGGTGCTACGTGATGTGCCTGACGGATAACAGCTTCAAGAACCTCCCCGTCGGCAACGTCGTCGACAAGCTCATCGCCGAGTGGAAGACGCATcgcacggccgccaccaccgatAAGAATGGCATAGTCGAGCTTAACCTCCCCCATGGCGAGTACAACTTCACCGTGACGCATCCATCCGTCAAGGGCACCGCCATCCACACCATGACGGTGGATGCTGCTTCTTCCGCGTCGGACCACACGATCACCGTCAAAGCCTAG